The sequence TACTCGTCCAAAGCCCATGGAACAGAAGTGCTGCTATGGCTAGCGCACCAACTATAATGAGTACTAATCGCAATTCCTGCATTGTTCACTCTCTGCTATATTTGACGAAAAAATCAACATCAAATTGAATATCAATCGGTTAATAGGTCTACTTTACCAAAAGTGTATGAAGTTTTTGAATAAATTAATACGAGTAGTTACCTTTACCTTGTGACAACTACCACGCTTTTCTCATTTTGAAAGTTTCACAACCCATAGGTACAATACCTTTCTATCATTTCACAAAGAGAAATAAAAATGAAACAGAGTGGCTTTGGCTATTTTTTCCAAGGAATAAAACTAGCGCTAACTCCCGGGATCCGCCGATTTGTTATCTTTCCACTACTAGCTAATATCATTTTAGTTGGTAGCGCCCTATTTTATCTATTCTCTCATCTCAATGATTGGATAACCGGATGGATGTCATATATACCCGATTGGCTGTCATGGCTATCGTATCTATTGTGGCCAATACTAACAATTACTATCTTAGGTACATTTTCTTACTTATTTAGTACATTAGCGAATCTTATCGCGGCTCCTTTTAATGGCTTGCTATCCGAAAAAGTTGAAGAAAAGCTATGCGGAAAATTAGATAGCGACCAAAACCTTATAAGTATCATTAAAGATACACCACGCATTATTTCTCGTGAATTACAAAAAATCGCCTATTTTCTACCTAAAGCAGTGGGATTATTTATTTTGTTACTAATACCTGCATTGGGACAAACCGTAGGCCCTGTTCTTTGGTTTATCTTCTCTGCTTGGGTAATGGCTATTCAATACTGTGATTACCCTTTCGACAACCACAAGATACCATTTCATAAAATGCGTCAAGATCTTAAGCAGAATCAAGCAAAAGCTTATGGTTTTGGGTTTTGTGTTGCCTTCTTTACCGCTATTCCAATTTTGAACCTTATTGTAATGCCTATTGCAGTCTGTGGAGCAACGGCAATGTGGGTTGAAGAGTTTAAAGATAAGCACTAATTTTGTAAGCAAATCAAAATAATGCAAACGTTCATTAATAACATATAACTTTTAGGTCTTTTTCCTTTTTTTAATAGGGCTTATGATTCTAGACAACAACACAACATATGAAATCGCGTGTAGAAAAGGACAACTAAACATGAGCAAAATTTTCGAAGATAACTCACTAACTATTGGTCATAC is a genomic window of Vibrio algarum containing:
- the cysZ gene encoding sulfate transporter CysZ; the protein is MKQSGFGYFFQGIKLALTPGIRRFVIFPLLANIILVGSALFYLFSHLNDWITGWMSYIPDWLSWLSYLLWPILTITILGTFSYLFSTLANLIAAPFNGLLSEKVEEKLCGKLDSDQNLISIIKDTPRIISRELQKIAYFLPKAVGLFILLLIPALGQTVGPVLWFIFSAWVMAIQYCDYPFDNHKIPFHKMRQDLKQNQAKAYGFGFCVAFFTAIPILNLIVMPIAVCGATAMWVEEFKDKH